From the genome of Coriobacteriia bacterium:
CTTGCCAACGCGGTACGCGGCGAGGAGTAGAATGCGACGCACAAGAGGCGAGTGGCTTCAGGCCCGCCGCAACTGCAACTGCCAGGAGGTCCGATGCGTCACACGATCCGCATCCTGCTATCTCTAGCTTTCGCCTGCGGGGCGATGGTAGGCAGCGTCGGGACGGCGAGCGCCGAACCCGTCCGTGCCTCGGCCGGCTACACGATCTCCGGCAGTGTGTATGCCGTGCCCCCGGTCAGGCCGCTCGACGAGGTCGAGGTGGCCCTCTACCAGTCGAACGGCGCGGGAGGGTGGAGTCGCGTGAACTGGACGGTGCCGCTCAACGGCGAGTACCAGTTCAACGACGTCCCAGCGGGCGAGTATCGGGTCGGGGTCGAACGGCCCGCAAACGCATCCAGCCCGCTGTGGCGCTATCCCCTGCCACTCTTCTGGAGCAACTACGCCTCGACGGTCGAATCGGCCACGACACTCCGTGTCGTCGGCGATGTGCAGCTCTCGTCCGTGGCGGCCTTCGAGAACTCGCGCGTCTCGGGCACGCTCCGGTCAGAGGTGAACGGCGCTCCCCTGTCTGGTGCGGCCGTGACACTGTACTGGTTCGCGGGCGCTGAAGCGCCTCGCACCGACACCGTGCTCACGGATCGGTTCGGCGAGTACTCCATCTACGTACCGAGGGGTGATGCGAACTCGTTCAGCCTGCGGTTCGCCAAGCCGGGCTACGTCACGGAGTTCTACGACGACCGGACCCGCCTCGAAGATACCGAACGACGAAGCGCCGACACATGGGAAGGACTGGGCGGTTGGTTGCGCGCGCGCATCACGGGCGCTGTCGCACCCTCGGTGCGCACGGTGCGCGGACGCGGCACGGTGCGAGTCACGACGACCTTGCGTGACGGTCCCACCGGTGCGCCGAAGCCCAACGCGCAGTTCCGTCTCCAGCGCTCGTACAACAACCGCACGTGGAGCAACATCGGAGGCGTGCTGAAGACCGGTAGCACCGGACGGCATGTCGCGTCCACGACGGTGACCCGCACGACGTACTTCCGCTGCGTGCCGTTGTCTTCGTCGAAGTACCTCGGCGTGACCTCGTCTTCGGTGAAGGTGAGCAAGCTGTAGAGAGAGCGGCCCGAGTCGCTCGTGGCCGGCTGCCTATCCACCGCGAACGGGGAGGAACGATGCGCCGCACACTCAACGTACTACTGGCCCTCGCTGTGGCAACAGGGGTGATCATCGGCGCCGGGCTCTGTGCGACAGAGCCTGCGAACGCCACCACCGCCCCGCTGCTCGGTGGAGTGTGGGACGCAAGCGACAACCCGATCGATGACGTTCAGGTCGTGCTCTACCGCTACAATCCGGCCAGCGCCACCGACTGGGCCGTCGTGACCTTCGTCGAACCCATGGGCGGCACCTTCGACTTTGGCGAAGTACCCACGGGGACCTACCGGGTCGGCATCAGGCCCCATCCTGACGCACCCGCCTCGGAACAATGGAAGTATTCGCCGATGTTCTGGGAGGATGCGTACTCCCTCGAATACGCCACAGATATCGACCTCGTCGATGGCGAGGCTGTCAATCTCCGCCTCAGGGTCAACCCCCAGCTCACGGGAACGCTGACTTCTGAGCAGAGCGGCCTGCCCATTGAAGGCGTGACCGTGCGCGTCTACTGGTACGAGGACGCGACGGACCTGACGGTCGAGACGGCGAGCACGACGACCGACGCGCAAGGGCGCTACGCCATCAGCGTGCCGGACACCGGCACGATACTGATCGAGTTCGCGGGCAACGGGTGGGCTATGGAGTACTACCCGAACAAGGCTCGGTTCAACGAAGCCGAGCCCCGGACCTCAGGCGGCATGGTCATCGACGAGTCGCTCAGCCCGGGAGCGACGTTTCGCGTGGACCGGGCGCTCAGTCCCTTTGGTACCAGGATGCCCTCTGCCTGGACGGCGATCGAGGCGGGACTGCCGTATGGCATCGAACTCGAACGGCGCTTGGATCTGCCTGCAGCTGACCCTGCCCAGTGGGAGCCGTTCTGGATCATGCCGGCTCGAACCCGCTCTCAGTGGCCGGACTTTCTCCCGTATGGGCAGTATCGCGTGCGCTTCGTCGCGCCCACCGGAACCTACCGCTCAGCGTGGCACGCGCACGTGGCCACACCGGAAGCAGCTACGCCGATGACCGCGGATCCCTCGGCCCGCAACATGGTTGCCGACGCCCGCTTCCTCGGCCGCACCAAGGCTTCAACGAGCATCCGTTCGTCGGTTGCGAGTGTGCGGCGCAATGGGCGTGCGCGCCTCACCGTGACGATTCGTGACGCGTCAATCACCGGACGCACACCGTTCGCTCTGCCCAGCGCGCCGTTCCGTCTGCAGAGGTCGTATGACGGACGAAGGTGGACGACGATCGGCGGCGTTCGCCGCACGGGCAGCGCCGGGACGTACGCGACGAGCCTCGGAATCTCCCGCACCACCTACTTCCGAGCCGTGCCCGCGGCCACGCCGACGTACTACGGGGCGACCTCATCTCGCGTTCGCGTGCGAGTCCGCTGAGACGAGAGCCTCGTCCGAAGTGAAGATGCCGTTCGCCGACACGGTGTCCCGGTCGGCCCGCTGTAGTCTTGTGTAAGGGTCCATCCGCAGTAGCGTCGTCGGAAGGAGTAGCGTGCCACGGGTCTGGACGAGTACCCTGATGCGCGCCCAGCCGTTCACGCCCACAGGAGGTCCGATGCGCCACACGATCCGAATCCTGCTCACACTGACGCTCGGCTTCGGAGCGCTGGTAGGAGCCGTCGGGACCGCGAGCGCCGAACCCGTTCGTGCCTCAGCCGGCTACACGATCTCAGGCAGCGTGTACGCCATGCCCCCGATCAGGCCGCTCAACGAGGTCGCGGTGGCCCTTCACCAGTCGAACGGTGCGGGCGGGTGGAATCGCATCCGCTCGACAGTGCCGTCCGGCGGTGCGTTCCAGTTCAACGACGTCCCCGCAGGCGACTATCGGGTCGGTTTCGAGCCACTGGCGAACGCGTCGAGCCCGCTGTGGCGCTATCCCCTCCCGGTCTTCTGGAACAACTACGCCTCAACCGTCGAATCGGCCACATCGGTTCGAGTCGTCGGCGACACGGAGCTCGCACCCATCGCGATCTTTGAGAACTCGCGCGTCTCGGGCACACTCCAGTCTGCAGTGGACGGCGCCCCTCTGAAGGATGCGGCAGTGACGTTGTACTGGTTCTCGGGAGCCGGGGCGTATCGCACCGATACCGTGCTCACGGATCGGTTCGGCGAGTACTCGATCTACGTGCCCAGAGGGGATGAGAACTCATTCAGTCTGCGATTCGCCAAGTCGGGCTACGTCACGGAGTTCTACGACGACCGGACTCGCCTCGAGGACACCCAACGCCGAAGCGCCGACTCGTGGGAAGGGCTCGGCGGCTGGCTACGCGCACGCATCACCGCCTCTGTGACGCCCTCGGTGCGCACGGTGCGCGGACGCGGTGCGGTGCGATTCACGACGGTTCTTCGTGATGGTCGTTCTACGAGTGGCGCGATGGCTCGCACCGGCTTCCGGCTTCAGCGCTCGTACAACAATCGCACGTGGACGAACGTAGGTGGCGAACTCAAGACCGGCATCACCGGCCGCTACACCTCGTCCATCTTGGTCACCCGTACGACCTTCTTCCGAGCCTTGCCGACCTCATCGTCCAAGTTCTACGGCGTCCCTTCGCCGTCGGTGAAGATCACGAAGAGGTAGCCGTCGAGAGCACTGGCTCCGAACGTTTCCGAGGCCCGACCACGTGGATGTGGTCGGGCCTCGTTACGCTCAGCATCAGGTCTCGGCTACTCGCCCAGTTCGATCGAGACCTCACCGATACCCTGCTTCACCCGAATCTCGTAGGCCGGACGGTCGTCGTCGTATGCATCGTTGACCCAGGCGCCGCCATCCTCTGACAGGCCGTCGACGGTCACCTCTCCGATGCCCTGGTCGATTGTGACCCGAACGGGCACTCCGTTCGGAAGCGCCAACCGCATCGCCCCGACGCCGCCGATGACATCGATCTCGACGTCGTCATCCAGTTCACGCCCGCCTGTGAGGTCGATCGTCGTCTCACCCGCGCCGTTGACGATTCGTGCCGACAACAGCAGGAGGTCTCCGATGAGGAGATCTGCCTCGCCCGCGCCACGCTCGATCACGAGATCCATCGGCGTGCCGGTATCGAGAGCGACGTCCCAGTTGTTGCGCGTGTCTCCCTCGGCGAACGGGTCGAACTCGGACTGCCTGACGGTCAGCTCGCCGACCTCGCCGTCCACTCGGTAGTCCACCTCGGGCGTCCAGCGCTTGGGCTTGGTGTCGAACTGGGCGTCCATGAGCGGCCCGCTCGCACCGCGAACCTTCAACTCACCCACGGGCTGTGCCAGTCGCACCTCCGCTCGCGTCGCGGTGCCGAGCTCGACCACCTCGGTGGCAGTGCGACCGACGACCGGCGAGTCCGGCTCTTCGGGGGCCTGTGGCTCATCGGCCTCGATGCGGTCCCCGATGTGTAGATTCGCGTACCACTCGTCGCCGGTGTTCTCGACGCGACGGAAACCGGTCCCCAACGCGATCATGCCGATGAGTACCACCGCGATGATGATCGGTATCGAACGGTCCTTCATGACTGCACCTCCTGACCGGCTACGCCCGCAGCTGCATCGCTGTCGAAACGCCCCACGAGCATCACCTTGGCGTAGGCGCCGTGGAGCACGCCGACACCCTTCGCCACCCACATGGTGGCCACGAACGTGAGCACGCCGATCAGGATCACGAAGGGCGCGGCCCACCAGTTCATCTGATAGTGGTAGTCGCCGAACACGAACAGCGGCAGATCGAAGATCCACTGGGCGAACGGCAGCGCGATGAACGACAGCGCAAGCGACAGCCCCGTCACCACGACCGTGAAGTAGATGATGCCGAACATGAGCTGCAGCACCATGTAGAGCATCGTCGTCCACGTGCGGTAGTCGGTGAACCAGCTCTTGATGCGCTCCCACAGGTTGCCTGTCTGACCGACGGTGCGCGGACGCCGTGGCATGCGCAGACCGAGCAGCCCCTCGACCATTCGTCCTTCGGCCAGTGAAACCGCCCGGACGATGGCGATGAACAGCAGCGCCAACGGGATGCCAACGATCAGTACCGACAGACCGAAGGTGAGCGACAGCCCCGTCACCACGACCGTGAAGTACATGATGCCCGTCACCAACGCCAGAAGCATGTAGAACAGCGCGCCCCACGCTCCGGGATCGGCCAGTACGCCGAAGAATCGGCCGAGTATCGTGGAGCGACGCTGCGGCGCCGGCTTGCGGAGCGCCTCTGCCACCGTGATCTCACGCTCGCGATACGCGTCGGCGATCTCTTCCGGAGTCCCGTATGCATCGATCGCCGTGGCGATGGACTCGGGAGTCGTCCCGTCCTCGGCCGCAGCCGAACGCAGGTACTCCTCCGCATCGTAGAGCGCATCTTGCACAAGCGCGGGATCCGCCCCGGCGAGTGCGCCCCTCAGTTGGGCCAGATAGCCCTCGATTGTCTCAGCCAACGTTACCCTCCAACGTCGCATCGACGAAGTCACGTGTCCGTGACCACGCCGCCTTCCAGTCGTCTAGCACCGCACTCCCGCGCTCGGTGATCGCGTAGTACTTCCGCGGTGGGCCCGAGACACTCGGCTCCACCCGGCTCTCAAGCAGTCCGTTCTCCTCCATCATGCGCAGAACCGGGTACAACGTTCCCTGCTTCACCGGCAGTCCGCCGGCCCACCCGGACTCGATGCGCTTCGCGATCTGGTAGCCGTACAGCGGCTCAGAAGAGCGGTCCAGAATCGCTAGGAGAACGAGTGAGACGGTGCCTGCGTTGAGCTCCTTCTGGATCTTTCGAAGCATGGCTTCGTCCGCGGTCACTGCCCACCTCCCTCACGTGTCGTCCAGCGGTTGTATCAACTCGCTGGTATTCGGAACTTCGGACTAGTCACGATGCATACTACTACTAAGTTCCGACTAGTCAAGGGCTTCTTTGCCGAGGCGCAACCTGTACCGCATCACCTCGCAGATGCTGGTGGCGGGCGAGATAGACCCCGGGCTGACGACGACCTTCCGCCGCGACACGCCTGGTGCGACGTTCTTCTCGCTGTTCCGCCAGTTGCTGTCCGATGTGAGCGACCTGATGCTGTTCGAGGCGAGCAACGGGGCGCTGTTCGGCAAGGTCGACGACAGCCGTCTGGACTCGGTGTACGACGCCATACGCGGAGTGCTCAAGCGCACGGTGGTCCTGTGGGAGCAGAACCCGGAGCCCGCGTGTGAACTCGTCCTGTGCGACAACGAACACGATCTCGAGGCCATCTGCGAGATGAGCGAGCGACTCGCTCGGCTCGGCCGCAAGGGCTCGCGCAACAAGGAGATCGTCGAGATCTGTGACGCCATCCTTGAGCTGAGCGGCGAGATCAGGGCGCGGGTACTCCCCGAGTTGTGAAGAATGCCTTCCGGACGTCTGATTCTGATACCCCATAGGGTATATAGCCTTCGGAGAATGTGGTGCGCGATCCGTGAGGGGAGCGCCGTCTTTCGGAGGTGTTTGAGATGAAGAAGGTGCTTTCTCTGGGCATGGCGCTGGCGATGTTCGTCGCGGTATCTCCTACGGCCTTTGGCGCACCCAGCGAACAAACGATCGTCCACCAGGATTTGTCTACGCGGACCCAATTGGTCAGTCAGTGGGCGGGGAAGCGCGGCTACGACTACTACAAGAGCATGAGCGATGTCGCCGTTGGCGTTGCGCAGGGCGGAATCGGCACCGCAGGGCAGGTCATCCCTGGCGGGAACGTGCTGGCCTACGTGACCGAGGCCGGGGAGGTCGTTTGGGAAAGAGACGGCGATCCGGCCTCGCGCAGCATCGTCATGACCACCACCAAGGGCGTTCACATCCCCCACGTCGTCTTCACTGTAGACAAGCTGGTCGTGCTTGAGGGGGTTCCGGACCTGGACCAGCCCGGCTTCGTGGAGCAGGCGAGTCTCCATGTGTTTGACTCGACGACGGGCGGGCGTTCGCTTACCGCGAGCATCGGGCCGGACATCGACGGGTGGTCTGTCGGCCACCTCGATGCCGACTCCGACGGCGATGGTGTGGCGTTTCTCAAGCTTCGCAAGCGTCCGGAGATTCTGTATCAGGTGACAACGTCGACGCCCGTGGACGTGGACGCGTCGATCTTCTACTCGTCCCTCGCCCCTGACTCAGTCGGACCTGACGCGCCACTCGCCCAGTTCCATCCCCGCGAGATCGCCCTAGACAAGCCTGTCAGCGGTCTGTCTCTGCACCGCGGCCGGATCGCGTACAACGCTGGAGGCTCGATTGGCTACGTGCTCGCATCGAAGATCGCGACCGAGTACAGCTTCAGCTGGGGTCTGAGCCAGCAGGGCGGATTTGGCGGCCGCTTGGGTTCAGGCCGCGTCGTCGGCTCGCCGGCGCTCTTCGATGACACGCTCGCCTACCTTGAGGCCGACGATGCGCGCACGAGCGGCTCGGTGATACTCGTAGACATGAACTCGGGACAGGTCTCAGCGATCGGCGTAGGCGAAGCGGCGCTCGATGCACCGAGCCCGGTGCTCAACGACGACTTCGTCTACTGGGTACGCGATGCGGGCGAGGCGACCCTCAAGCCGGTTGGAGGCACGTCACGCACGTTCATCCTTCCCCACGTCCTTGAGAGAACGGGCTTCCGCGCAACCGACCGCAGCTCGTCCACCGTGGCTACTCTCGGGCTGGACCCGAGCCCGATCAGTGTCTGGCGGGAGCGCGGCAGCGGACTGGCGACAGGTCGACGCTCCCACGGCATCTACACCGTGCAGAGTGATGGGGCCCGCTGGGTGCACGCCATCCACCGAGGCGAGCAGCTCCCGGTCTTCACGGGCGCTCGTATCCTCCCGACGGCCAACAAGCGCGGCGTCACCCTCTCCGTTTCAGCGCCCGGAGGAGGCAGCCTGCCGCTGCCGGTATCGGTCGTGTCCACCGGCACGACCAGCGGAGGAGGTGCAGGCAAGGCCTCGTTCCAGGACTTCCACTTCCGGACATCAGTGACTCCTACGACCAGCCCCCTTGGCCCGATCTACTCAGCCACGTTCGATGAAGTCGGCCGGCGGACCCTGTTCCAGTTCCGCTATCCCGGTGATGGCACGTTCGGCTCGGGCGAGAGCGTGCTGTTCGAGTTCGCTCCCACGCCGGTTGTGACCGCAGGCATCAGCCCGTCGTCACCACTGCGCGGGCGGGCGTTCACCGTGCGCGGCGAGGTCAGGACCCCGCAGCCCGACGACGGCTCTGTCAGCGGCACGGCGACAGTCTCCCTGCAGCGCCTGACCCGCAAGGGCTGGGACGGCACCGTCAAGGGAAGCGGCAAGCGCAACCCCCTCTACCAAGGCAACAGCACCGGCGGCACCAACCCGATCTACACAGCGAGCAACCTCCGCATCACCGAACCGGGCGTGTACCGGGTGCGTGTGACGGTGCCGGCGAACGAGTTCCACGAGGCGGCAAGCTCTCCCTGGCGTCAGTTCCGCGTGAGGTAGCACACGAGGCGCAGCCAGCGCACACAGAGAGTCTTGCGAGGGCGTCCCGAACCATCGGGGCGCCCTCCTCGCGTCAGGGGATGAGCTCGAGCGAGCCGGCGAACGTGGGCTTGTAGGCCGCAAGCCGCCGGTCGAACGACATGATCCGCGCGGTGCCTTCGCGCTCGCAGGTCGCCAGCAGCGTGCAGTCGGCGAACCCGAACCCGGCGTCGGCGTAGGCGAGGTCAATGGCGTGAGCGTTGGCGATCAGGTCGGCGTCCGTGCCCAGGATCGTGATGCCAGACGCTTCAAGCGAGTCCCAGAAGTGGCGCTGGACGTGCAGCCCCCAGTGTGACTTCAGGAGTCCCATCGTTTCGGCGAGAATGGCGGCTGGGACCGCAAGGCCGTCACGTGCGTGCGCTACGAGGGCGGCGCGCGCTCGGGAGTGGTTCGACTCGTTCTGCCGAGCGGCAGCTATCAGGAAGCTCGTGTCAGTCAGAATCAGCAAGACCGTGCTCCTGATCCCATTCGCCGCCTGGCCTGAAGTAGTCCGCGAGAATCTCATCCACGCGCATCGACAGGTCGGTCGCGGGGTCGTCATCCTCGATGACTCCCACGATCGCGAGGTAGTTGGTCGTCGCCGGCTTCTCGGTGTGCGCGCGGTACTCCGCAATGGCCTCGCGCGCGATCTCGGCCATGGAGGAACCCCGCCTCTGCGCCTCTTCGGCGAGGAAGGCATGCAGCTCCTCAGGCAGGTACATCATCGTCTTCTTCATGCCCACGAGCTTAGCGCCCGATGACATATATGTCAACCATATATGTCACTCAGTGCTGATTCTCAGTTGCGCACCGTGAAGTACCTGATCGAGCTCCAGCTCGGATCGTGCCCGAGGTCCGCGTGGTACGAACGCACGTACCACTTGCCTGCAGTGGGCAGCGTGACAGCCTTGCGATAGGTCCCGACGCCGCCGAGCACACCGACGTTCGTGCCGGTCTTGTAGACGTACTTCCCCTTCGAGTTGCGCAGGTAGAACTTGAGCGCGACGCTCGTCGAGTACACATGAGCCGGCAGCGTCCCCGACACGTAGAACCGCGCCTTCTTGCGAGGACTCGACGGAGACAAACTCGGCGTCCCAAGCTTCGCGATCGTGCCTCCGAGACGCGCCCACGTGAGGCCGCCGTTGCGCGAGACGAACGCGCCGCCCTCTCCCCCCGTGTACGATCCGCCGGTCACCACGAACACGGTGTTGTCGTTGGCGAAGTTCGGCGAGTAGTCGATGTCCTCGATCCAGCTCCCGGTCAGCCCGGTCTCAGCGCGCACCCAGGTGACCCCGCGGTCGGTCGAACGGCCGAACAGCGGCCCCGGATCGATTCCGGCGCTCACCGACCGCGCTCCTCCCGCGAGTACGGTGTTGTCGATCGCGAAACGCGGCGAGGTCACGATCGATCGCGCGGGGATGACCCCGAAGCCCTCGGCTATCCGCGTGAACTGCGCGCCTCCATCCGTGGAACGGAAGATGTGCCCGTTGCCGTGGGTGGCGAAGACGGTGTGGTCGTTGGCGAAGTCCGACGAGTAGCACGCATCGTTGAATCCCTGATTCCACGAGGGGGACACGGCGGCTGGACTCCACGCTGACCCGCCGGTGGTGGACACGCGGATAGTGTCGCGGAAGCCCTCGACCGCAACGAGTCCGCCGTCCGTGGCAAACCCGGGCGACATCGCGAAGTTGTCCATCGCCAGCTCGCCGTAAGCACCGCTCGGCGTGATGAGCGTCCAGGATTCGCCGGCGTCGGCTGACTTGTAGAGGTTCGTGTTCACCATCGCGACGATGGTCCGGTCGGCCGCGAACCCCGGCGAGATCCGCAGGCGGTACGGCTGGCCGTCGAACGGCAGGCCCGTGGAGAGCTTCGTCCACGTCGCCCCCCCGTCAACCGAGCGGTAGATTGCGGCGCCGACGCCGAAGCGGTTGCCCCGCGACGCAACGAACAGTGTGCGGTCAGTGGCGTACGCGGGCGAGACTGCGATGTCCTCGATGTCCTGCGGAGCGCCGGCGATCAGTGAGAACGATGAGCCACCGTTCGTGCTCTTCCAGAAGGTGGCGTCGTACTGGCCGCCCACGAAGATCGTCTTGTCGGTGGCGAACGCAGGCGAGACGGCCAGGGACTTGATCTCTTTCCCCTTGCCGGGCGGCGAGACGGCGCCGGCGACGGTCGGCGAGACGACAAGTGCGACGAGCATCGCGAG
Proteins encoded in this window:
- a CDS encoding carboxypeptidase-like regulatory domain-containing protein, with product MRHTIRILLSLAFACGAMVGSVGTASAEPVRASAGYTISGSVYAVPPVRPLDEVEVALYQSNGAGGWSRVNWTVPLNGEYQFNDVPAGEYRVGVERPANASSPLWRYPLPLFWSNYASTVESATTLRVVGDVQLSSVAAFENSRVSGTLRSEVNGAPLSGAAVTLYWFAGAEAPRTDTVLTDRFGEYSIYVPRGDANSFSLRFAKPGYVTEFYDDRTRLEDTERRSADTWEGLGGWLRARITGAVAPSVRTVRGRGTVRVTTTLRDGPTGAPKPNAQFRLQRSYNNRTWSNIGGVLKTGSTGRHVASTTVTRTTYFRCVPLSSSKYLGVTSSSVKVSKL
- a CDS encoding carboxypeptidase regulatory-like domain-containing protein, translating into MRRTLNVLLALAVATGVIIGAGLCATEPANATTAPLLGGVWDASDNPIDDVQVVLYRYNPASATDWAVVTFVEPMGGTFDFGEVPTGTYRVGIRPHPDAPASEQWKYSPMFWEDAYSLEYATDIDLVDGEAVNLRLRVNPQLTGTLTSEQSGLPIEGVTVRVYWYEDATDLTVETASTTTDAQGRYAISVPDTGTILIEFAGNGWAMEYYPNKARFNEAEPRTSGGMVIDESLSPGATFRVDRALSPFGTRMPSAWTAIEAGLPYGIELERRLDLPAADPAQWEPFWIMPARTRSQWPDFLPYGQYRVRFVAPTGTYRSAWHAHVATPEAATPMTADPSARNMVADARFLGRTKASTSIRSSVASVRRNGRARLTVTIRDASITGRTPFALPSAPFRLQRSYDGRRWTTIGGVRRTGSAGTYATSLGISRTTYFRAVPAATPTYYGATSSRVRVRVR
- a CDS encoding toast rack family protein gives rise to the protein MKDRSIPIIIAVVLIGMIALGTGFRRVENTGDEWYANLHIGDRIEADEPQAPEEPDSPVVGRTATEVVELGTATRAEVRLAQPVGELKVRGASGPLMDAQFDTKPKRWTPEVDYRVDGEVGELTVRQSEFDPFAEGDTRNNWDVALDTGTPMDLVIERGAGEADLLIGDLLLLSARIVNGAGETTIDLTGGRELDDDVEIDVIGGVGAMRLALPNGVPVRVTIDQGIGEVTVDGLSEDGGAWVNDAYDDDRPAYEIRVKQGIGEVSIELGE
- a CDS encoding sensor domain-containing protein — protein: MRRWRVTLAETIEGYLAQLRGALAGADPALVQDALYDAEEYLRSAAAEDGTTPESIATAIDAYGTPEEIADAYREREITVAEALRKPAPQRRSTILGRFFGVLADPGAWGALFYMLLALVTGIMYFTVVVTGLSLTFGLSVLIVGIPLALLFIAIVRAVSLAEGRMVEGLLGLRMPRRPRTVGQTGNLWERIKSWFTDYRTWTTMLYMVLQLMFGIIYFTVVVTGLSLALSFIALPFAQWIFDLPLFVFGDYHYQMNWWAAPFVILIGVLTFVATMWVAKGVGVLHGAYAKVMLVGRFDSDAAAGVAGQEVQS
- a CDS encoding PadR family transcriptional regulator, which gives rise to MTADEAMLRKIQKELNAGTVSLVLLAILDRSSEPLYGYQIAKRIESGWAGGLPVKQGTLYPVLRMMEENGLLESRVEPSVSGPPRKYYAITERGSAVLDDWKAAWSRTRDFVDATLEGNVG
- a CDS encoding PIN domain-containing protein; this encodes MLILTDTSFLIAAARQNESNHSRARAALVAHARDGLAVPAAILAETMGLLKSHWGLHVQRHFWDSLEASGITILGTDADLIANAHAIDLAYADAGFGFADCTLLATCEREGTARIMSFDRRLAAYKPTFAGSLELIP
- a CDS encoding CopG family transcriptional regulator, with translation MSSGAKLVGMKKTMMYLPEELHAFLAEEAQRRGSSMAEIAREAIAEYRAHTEKPATTNYLAIVGVIEDDDPATDLSMRVDEILADYFRPGGEWDQEHGLADSD